Genomic window (Rathayibacter sp. VKM Ac-2760):
CGACGACGCTCGCGACCGCGAGGACGACGGTGGGTGCGGTGAAGGTCCACGGCTCCGCGTGCAGGTGGGTGTCCTCGAGGCCCTTCTTGCGGGCGAAGGCGCCCCAGAAGAAACGGGCCGAGTAGGCCACGGTGAGGATCGAGCCGAGCACGAGGCCGATCAGCGCGACCCAGGCCCAGAACGAGCCCTGCTCGATCGCGGACAGCAGGCTGGTGAACACCGCCTCCTTGGCGACGAAGCCGAGCAGCGGCGGGATGCCCGCCATCGAGAGCACGCCGAGCAGCGCGGCGCCGGCGAGCACCGGCGCCTGGCGGCCCAGGCCGCTGAGCTTGCGCAGGTCGCGGGTGCCGGTCCGGTGGTCGACGATGCCGACGGCGAGGAACAGCAGTGCCTTGAACAGCGCGTGCCCGATCAGCAGGGTGAGGCCCGCGAGGGCCGCGTCGCGCGAGCCGAAGCCGACCGCGACGGTCAGGAAGCCGAGCTGGCTGACGGTGCCGTAGGCGAGGACGAGCTTGAGGTCGTACTGCCGGAGCGAGCGCCAGCCGCCGACGAGCATGGTCCAGACGCCGACGCTGACGATCACGGGCAGCCACACGGCGTCGTCCGCGAATCCGGGCGCGAGGCGGGCGACGAGGTAGATGCCCGCCTTCACCATCGCGGCGGCGTGCAGGTAAGCGCTGACCGGGGTGGGCGCGGCCATCGCGGCCGGCAGCCAGAAGTGGAACGGCACGAGCGCCGACTTGGAGAAGGCACCGAGCAGCACGAGCACGAGGGCGACCGAGACGATCGGTCCCGACGGCGCCGCGGCGACGATGCCGGCCAGGCTCGACGTGCCCGACTCGACGATCAGGATGATGATGCCGACGAGCATCGCGAGCCCACCGAGGGTCGTGACCAGGAGGGCCTGGAGGCCGGCTCCGCGGCTCTCCTTGCGGCCGCTGTAGTGACCGATCAGCAGGTAGGAGAGGACGCTCGTCGCCTCCCAGAAGACGAAGAGGATGATCACGTCGTCGGCGGTGACCAGCCCGTACATCACGCCCGCGAAGGCGAAGAGCAGGGCGGCGAACCGGCCGAGCGACGGCTCGTCCCGCTTGAAGTAGCTGCCGCAGTAGGCGAGGACGAGCGCGCCGACGCCGCTGACGACGAGCGCGAGGACGATGGACAGCGCGTCGAGCCGGAACGACAGCGAGATGTCGAGCGAGGGGATCCAGGAGATCTCCTCCCGGAGCTCGCCGCCCGCGAGGATCGTCGGCAGGGACAGGGCCGTCGAGACGAAGGTCGCGGCCGGCACGAGCGCGAGGGCGTAGAAGACCTTCGGTCCGAAGCGGTCGACCACCCAGGGGGTGATCACCGCGAGGGCGAACGTGATCGCCAGGGTGAGGAGCATCACACAGTCCTCCCCGGTCGCACTCAGCACAGTTGTCCAGACAAGGATAGAGGAGGCCGGGCGGCGAGAACCTGAGCGCGGACGGGCTTGACGACCCCCGTTCCCTTACCGTGGTGCGCATGGCCCGCTCACTGCTCCCCGACCAGACCTGCCGGATCCGCGTGCTCGACGTCGCGACCGGCGAGGCGACGACGGTGTTCTCCTCCGACTCGCTGCTCGTGGAGGCGCCGAACTGGTCGCCGGACGGGTCGTTCCTCGTGGTGAACGGGGACGGCGGGCTGTACCGGCTGCCGCTCGGGGGCGCTCCGGTCGGTCCCGGTGGGCTCGAGGCGATCCCGCTCGACGGCGTGCCGGAGGAGCTCAACAACGACCACGTGCTCGCTCCCGAGGGCGGGACGGCCTACGTCTCGGCGCGCGACGGGCACCTCTACGCGGTGGCCATCGACGGCTCGGCGCCCGCGCGGCGGCTCACCTCCGCCGGGCCCGTGCCGCGCTTCAAGCACTACCTCCACGGCGTCTCGCCCGACGGCCGCCTGCTCGCGCTGATCGGCGGCGGCGAGGACGCCACCGGCCGCTGGGTCACCAACGTCTACACGATGCCCGCCGCGGGCGGACCGCTGACCGCGCTCACCGACGACGCGCACCCGGACGACGGCGTCGACTTCTCCGCCGACGGGGAGTCCCTGTACTTCAACTCCGAGCGGGAGGGCGGCGTCGCGCAGCTGTTCCGGATGCGGCGCGACGGCTCCGGGCTCGAGCGTGTCGCCGTGTCCGAGACCGTCGACTGGTTCCCGCACGTCTCGCCCGACGGAGCGCACCTGCTCTACCTCGCCTATCCCGCCGGGACTCTCGGGCATCCGGAGAACCTGCCGGTCGAGCTCCGGCTGATCGCGCTCACCGGGCGCGCGGCCGGCGACGGCTCGCCCGGCCGCGTCGTGCAGTCGCTCTTCGGCGGCCAGGGCACGATCAACGTCGCGGGCTGGTCGCCGGACTCGACCCGCTTCGCCTACGCGGACTACCCGCTCGGCAGCTGACGGGGCTCCTGCCGCGCGGCGCTGCGGCTCCCTGCGCGACCGGGGCTCGGGGCGCACCTCGGGCTCGTGGAACGTGCTCGGGCTCGTCGGATCGAGCGGTTACGGCGTGCCGGGGGTGTTTCTGCGAGCCAGAGGTTCGGCTGGTGGATGTTCGGCTCGTGGAACGTGTCCGGGCTCGCGGGATCGAGTGGTTCCGGCGTGCCGAGGGTGTTTCTGCGAGCCGGAGGTTCGGCCCGTGGATGTTCGGCTCGCGGAACGTGCTCGGGCTCGTCGGATCGAGCGGTTTCGGCGTGCCGAGGGTGTTTCTGCGAGCCGGAGGTCCGGCAGGTGGATGTCCGGCTCGTAGAACGTGCTCGGGCTCGTCGGATCGAGCGGTTTCGGCGTGCCGAGGGTGTTCCTGCGAGCCGGAGGTCCGGCCGGTGGACGTCCGGCTCGTGGAACGTGCCCGGGCTCGCGGGATCCGGCCGATCCGGCGAGCCGAAGGTGATTCCGCGAGCCGGAGCTGCCGGGCGGCATATCGCGCCTGAGTGCTTGCTCCGCATGCGGGTCCGGGGATCGGCGGCGCGGGCCGCGGCGGGTTGAATCGAAGGATGACGATCGACAGCGCAGCTCCGTCCCACGACTCCCTCACCCGCGTGCCCCTGGGCGACTCCGGCATCGAGGTCTTCCCGCTCTCGCTCGGCGGCAACGTCTTCGGCTGGACCGCGGGGAAGCAGACCTCCTTCGACGTCCTCGACGGCTACGTCGCCGCGGGCGGCGACTTCATCGACACCGCCGACTCCTACTCCGCCTGGGTGCCCGGCAACAAGGGCGGCGAGTCCGAGACGATCATCGGCGAGTGGCTCTCGCGCCGCTCCGGCTCGCGCGACGACGTCGTGATCGCGACCAAGGTCAGCCGGCACCCGGAGTTCCTCGGTCTCGCCCCGGACACCGTCCGCCGAGCCGCCCGTGCCTCGCTCGAGCGCCTGCGGACCGACCGCATCGACCTCTACTACGCGCACTTCGATGACGACGCCGTCCCGCTCGAGGACATCGCCCGCGTCTTCTCCGAGCTCGTCGACCAGGGCCTCGTCCGCGCGATCGGAGTCTCGAACTTCAGCGCCGACCGCATCGCCGAGTGGCTGCGCCTCGCGAAGGAGGAGGGGCTGCACGCCC
Coding sequences:
- a CDS encoding aldo/keto reductase; this encodes MTIDSAAPSHDSLTRVPLGDSGIEVFPLSLGGNVFGWTAGKQTSFDVLDGYVAAGGDFIDTADSYSAWVPGNKGGESETIIGEWLSRRSGSRDDVVIATKVSRHPEFLGLAPDTVRRAARASLERLRTDRIDLYYAHFDDDAVPLEDIARVFSELVDQGLVRAIGVSNFSADRIAEWLRLAKEEGLHAPVAVQPHYNLVERGIEADVLPLAREAGLAVVPYYALASGFLTGKYRDGSTPDSPRASGAAQYLDARGRRVLAALDAAAAAHDAEVATVALAWLRSQDGVAAPIASARVMEQLPSLVASATLELTADELAALDAASRS
- a CDS encoding PD40 domain-containing protein, with the translated sequence MARSLLPDQTCRIRVLDVATGEATTVFSSDSLLVEAPNWSPDGSFLVVNGDGGLYRLPLGGAPVGPGGLEAIPLDGVPEELNNDHVLAPEGGTAYVSARDGHLYAVAIDGSAPARRLTSAGPVPRFKHYLHGVSPDGRLLALIGGGEDATGRWVTNVYTMPAAGGPLTALTDDAHPDDGVDFSADGESLYFNSEREGGVAQLFRMRRDGSGLERVAVSETVDWFPHVSPDGAHLLYLAYPAGTLGHPENLPVELRLIALTGRAAGDGSPGRVVQSLFGGQGTINVAGWSPDSTRFAYADYPLGS